In the genome of Cyclopterus lumpus isolate fCycLum1 chromosome 19, fCycLum1.pri, whole genome shotgun sequence, one region contains:
- the LOC117749248 gene encoding alpha-N-acetylgalactosaminide alpha-2,6-sialyltransferase 2-like isoform X2, translating to MVFPLCFHKRKRRKARADELTRDDVMAAVQLIPKPKEPLLLPKTGSDRCLRCAVVGTGGILNGSKMGKEIDAHDYVFRMNGAIIKGYEEDVGNRTSVYVHTSHSITTSLYLLRKYGYTSAPNDEGIKYVLIPEGMRDFIWLEALFKRKRITSGQRKNTRPETYYGGQYNETRFYVLHQDFLRYVRNRFLKSPHLNSSYWNIVRPTNGAFTLFLALQTCDTVSAYGFMTEDYKKYSNYYVEHVKTKVIFYANHDYDLEKNLWKKLHDSKILKLYQRTETGTEAPSMTPMH from the exons ATGGTATTTCCCCTCTGCTTCCATAAGAGGAAGCGACGAAAGGCGCGTGCAGACGAGTTAACCAGAGATG ATGTGATGGCTGCAGTGCAGTTGATCCCAAAGCCAAAAGAGCCACTACTCCTTCCAAAGACAGGCAGTGACAGGTGTTTGCGCTGTGCTGTGGTGGGCACTGGAGGGATCCTGAATGGCTCAAAAATGGGGAAAGAAATCGATGCTCACGATTACGTTTTTCG gATGAACGGTGCGATCATCAAAGGTTATGAGGAGGACGTGGGAAACAGGACATCGGTGTACGTTCACACCTCTCATTCTATCACCACGTCGCTGTATTTGCTACGGAAGTACGGCTACACATCTGCCCCGAATGATGAG GGAATAAAATACGTATTGATTCCTGAGGGGATGAGGGATTTTATTTGGCTGGAGGctcttttcaaaagaaaaaggatcaCTTCCGGGCAACGTAAGAACACCAG GCCAGAGACATACTATGGCGGACAGTACAATGAGACCCGCTTCTATGTTCTGCACCAGGATTTCCTGAGATACGTTCGAAACAG GTTCTTAAAGTCTCCTCATCTGAATTCTTCATACTGGAACATTGTCAGACCAACCAATGGGGCATTCACTCTCTTCCTGGCTCTGCAAACCTGTGACACT GTGAGTGCATATGGATTCATGACTGAGGACTACAAGAAATACTCTAACTACTACGTTGAGCATGTAAAAACCAAAGTCATTTTCTACGCCAACCACGACTATGACCTGGAGAAGAACCTGTGGAAAAAACTACACGACAGCAAAATACTTAAGTTGTATCAAagaacagaaacagggacaGAAGCGCCAAGCATGACACCGATGCACTGA